The Chryseobacterium geocarposphaerae genome has a window encoding:
- a CDS encoding RagB/SusD family nutrient uptake outer membrane protein: MKKLKYISFALITAWSLISCESDLETAPTNQANEEEVFKTAESAETVINGTWAKFNDDGTTYANIGYSTVLRTSDAMGSDVAVLTNKYGFPGAYAFTDLVNNTGSRPLFIWSLLYSTINNMNNVLARIDGVEGSQEKKNQVKGQAKALRAFCYLNLASFYQFSYLKDKTALTAPIYTEPTTTSSVGKKKASLEEIYTLIKSDLADADQLLQSYSRNNKDKIDRSVVNGLLARAYLNTGDWTKAAASAKIARNGYALMTAEKYKDGFNDISNGEWIWGHGQTQEQSGESYAFHFLDVSSSGSYYYSFMADPYFKDLFDTNDIRYSLFSWDGNPGREGLLRYAKFKFKANLIADIVYMRAAEMYLIEAEAEARSGNVTNAVTVLNQLKSARNANQYSGSLAQNDVIKEVLIERRKELFGEGFSLSDIIRTQGTVVRKPFTNSSGQAIQVQITTPAGVVKTVNGRGHTIFAFPDQSPFVANSKYYLFSIPQKEIENNPNL, from the coding sequence ATGAAAAAATTAAAATATATATCTTTTGCATTAATCACAGCATGGTCTTTAATCAGCTGTGAAAGTGATCTGGAAACTGCTCCGACCAATCAGGCTAATGAAGAGGAAGTTTTCAAGACAGCAGAAAGTGCGGAAACGGTAATCAACGGAACCTGGGCTAAATTTAATGACGATGGGACAACTTACGCGAATATCGGGTACTCCACAGTGTTGAGAACAAGTGATGCTATGGGAAGTGATGTGGCGGTTTTAACCAATAAATATGGATTTCCCGGAGCGTATGCTTTTACAGATTTGGTGAATAATACGGGAAGCAGGCCACTTTTTATCTGGAGTCTGCTGTATTCTACCATCAATAATATGAACAATGTTCTTGCAAGAATCGATGGAGTAGAGGGGAGCCAGGAGAAAAAAAATCAGGTGAAAGGTCAGGCTAAAGCATTGAGGGCATTTTGTTATTTAAATCTGGCGAGTTTTTATCAATTCAGTTATTTAAAAGATAAAACGGCTTTAACGGCTCCAATTTATACTGAACCGACAACAACAAGCTCAGTAGGAAAGAAAAAAGCCAGCCTTGAAGAAATCTATACTTTAATTAAAAGTGATTTGGCAGATGCGGATCAGTTGCTTCAAAGTTATTCAAGAAACAACAAGGACAAAATTGACAGATCAGTTGTCAATGGATTACTGGCAAGAGCTTATTTGAATACCGGAGACTGGACAAAAGCTGCAGCTTCTGCAAAAATTGCGAGAAATGGGTATGCTTTGATGACGGCGGAAAAATATAAAGACGGATTCAATGATATCAGTAATGGAGAATGGATCTGGGGACACGGCCAGACACAGGAACAGTCAGGTGAAAGCTATGCTTTCCACTTTTTAGATGTGTCGTCTTCGGGAAGTTATTATTACAGCTTTATGGCGGATCCTTATTTTAAAGACCTGTTTGATACCAATGATATCCGTTATTCACTGTTTTCATGGGATGGAAATCCGGGAAGGGAAGGATTGCTGCGATATGCGAAGTTTAAATTTAAAGCCAATTTAATTGCAGATATTGTTTACATGAGAGCTGCTGAAATGTATTTAATTGAGGCCGAAGCTGAAGCGAGAAGCGGAAATGTTACAAATGCTGTAACCGTTTTAAATCAGTTGAAATCAGCAAGAAACGCCAATCAATATTCTGGTTCTTTAGCACAAAACGATGTGATCAAAGAAGTATTGATTGAAAGACGAAAAGAATTGTTTGGTGAAGGATTCTCATTGTCAGACATTATCAGAACGCAGGGAACTGTCGTGAGAAAACCGTTTACCAATTCAAGCGGACAGGCGATTCAGGTACAGATCACGACTCCGGCTGGTGTTGTAAAAACCGTTAACGGAAGAGGACATACGATTTTTGCATTCCCTGATCAGTCTCCGTTTGTAGCCAACAGCAAATATTATTTATTCTCTATTCCGCAGAAAGAGATTGAAAATAATCCGAATTTGTAA
- a CDS encoding Fur family transcriptional regulator translates to MKTHIEDKLINKNTKPTSMRILVYDFLSSQDAALSLSEIESHFDHADRTTIYRTLKTFEEKGIVHSIQENTTTKYKLCHDGCDETTHKDWHLHFYCKICKQTTCKEDISFPENVQTNFRIDEIRLFAKGICETCLESLQ, encoded by the coding sequence ATGAAAACACACATCGAAGATAAATTGATTAACAAAAATACCAAACCTACAAGTATGAGGATTTTGGTATATGACTTTTTAAGTTCTCAGGACGCAGCATTATCATTGTCTGAAATCGAAAGTCACTTCGATCATGCAGACCGGACTACCATCTACAGAACATTAAAAACTTTTGAAGAAAAAGGAATTGTCCACAGTATTCAGGAGAATACAACAACAAAATATAAGCTTTGCCATGACGGATGCGACGAAACTACGCATAAAGACTGGCATCTGCACTTCTACTGCAAAATCTGCAAACAGACCACCTGTAAAGAAGATATCTCGTTTCCGGAAAATGTTCAGACAAATTTCAGAATAGATGAAATAAGACTTTTTGCGAAAGGAATTTGTGAAACTTGTCTCGAAAGTTTGCAATAG